The Haloarchaeobius amylolyticus genome window below encodes:
- the dph5 gene encoding diphthine synthase encodes MLTFIGLGLYDERSITVEGAERLQAADRAYAEFYTSKLIGADVADLEAYHDIDIEVRDRPGVEQHPEDILDAAESEDVAFLTAGDTMISTTHVDLRLRAQERGIDTRIVHGTTAQTATSSLTGLQNYRFGKATTLPFEYAHGGDDVPESVRRTIDANREQGLHTVVYLDIKVGRGPDGDDPDHEEYMTADYAATLLAEYYPDTLGVVVARAGSPDPLVAADRLSALADREFGDPLHLLVIPGELHLIEADALRDLAGAPEDLLDA; translated from the coding sequence ATGCTCACCTTCATCGGCCTCGGCCTGTACGACGAGCGCTCCATCACCGTCGAAGGGGCGGAGCGCCTCCAGGCCGCCGACCGGGCCTACGCGGAGTTCTACACGAGCAAGCTCATCGGTGCCGACGTGGCGGACCTCGAAGCCTACCACGACATCGACATCGAGGTCCGCGACCGACCCGGCGTCGAACAGCACCCCGAGGACATCCTCGACGCTGCCGAGTCCGAAGACGTGGCGTTCCTGACCGCCGGCGACACGATGATCTCGACCACCCACGTCGACCTCCGCCTGCGCGCCCAGGAGCGCGGCATCGACACCCGCATCGTCCACGGGACGACCGCCCAGACCGCCACCAGCTCGCTCACCGGCCTGCAGAACTACCGCTTCGGAAAGGCGACGACGCTCCCCTTCGAGTACGCTCACGGCGGCGACGACGTGCCCGAGAGCGTCCGCCGCACCATCGACGCCAACCGCGAACAGGGCCTGCACACCGTGGTCTACCTCGACATCAAGGTCGGCCGCGGCCCCGACGGCGACGACCCCGACCACGAGGAGTACATGACCGCGGACTACGCCGCGACCCTGCTGGCTGAATACTACCCGGACACGCTCGGCGTCGTGGTCGCCCGCGCCGGCAGTCCCGACCCGCTCGTCGCCGCGGACCGGCTCTCGGCGCTCGCCGACCGCGAGTTCGGCGACCCGCTCCACCTGCTCGTGATTCCCGGCGAGCTCCACCTCATCGAGGCCGACGCCCTGCGCGACCTCGCGGGCGCGCCCGAGGACCTGCTCGACGCGTAG
- a CDS encoding class I SAM-dependent methyltransferase — MNVPCVRVERSAGEATRQALAEADLLSDEYQISAADGWVYIPVTDAAAVPAEYEVVEYDAENRRTPTTPADILGYEPSHERLGDIAIVDEDDPEVAMEMARAIVDSDLPVTTVVNRASEIKGELRVRDWDVLVGEDTETVHREYGTEFALDIAEVYFSPRLATERHRVVEQVQPGEHVFDMFAGVGPFAIPAAKREAEVVAVDLNERAIEYLRENAERNGVAERVTAIQGDVRDVAGEYEGWADRVLMNLPHSADEFVDTAVALAGDECVLHYYDIQHEDDRFGPGERAIRATAEPEYDVTVETRQTVRSYAPHEYNVCLDVRLTRR; from the coding sequence ATGAACGTCCCCTGCGTGCGAGTGGAGCGGTCGGCGGGCGAGGCGACGCGCCAGGCCCTCGCCGAGGCGGACCTGCTCTCCGACGAGTACCAGATTTCTGCTGCTGACGGCTGGGTGTACATCCCCGTGACCGACGCGGCCGCGGTCCCGGCCGAGTACGAGGTGGTCGAGTACGACGCCGAGAATCGCCGGACTCCGACGACGCCGGCTGACATCCTCGGCTACGAGCCGAGCCACGAGCGCCTGGGCGACATCGCCATCGTCGACGAGGACGACCCCGAGGTCGCGATGGAGATGGCACGGGCCATCGTCGACTCGGACTTGCCGGTCACGACGGTCGTGAACCGCGCCTCCGAGATTAAGGGCGAGCTTCGCGTCCGGGACTGGGACGTGCTCGTCGGCGAGGACACGGAGACGGTCCACCGCGAGTACGGCACCGAGTTCGCGCTGGACATCGCCGAGGTGTACTTCTCGCCCCGGCTCGCGACCGAGCGCCACCGCGTCGTCGAGCAGGTCCAGCCCGGCGAGCACGTCTTCGACATGTTCGCGGGCGTCGGCCCGTTCGCCATCCCGGCCGCGAAGCGCGAGGCAGAGGTCGTCGCCGTCGACCTGAACGAGCGCGCCATCGAGTACCTGCGGGAGAACGCCGAGCGAAACGGCGTGGCTGAGCGCGTGACCGCCATCCAGGGCGACGTGCGCGACGTGGCGGGCGAGTACGAGGGCTGGGCCGACCGCGTCCTGATGAACCTGCCCCACAGCGCCGACGAGTTCGTCGACACCGCGGTCGCACTCGCAGGCGACGAGTGCGTGCTCCACTACTACGACATCCAGCACGAGGACGACCGCTTCGGCCCGGGCGAGCGCGCCATCCGCGCCACCGCCGAACCCGAGTACGACGTGACCGTCGAGACCCGCCAGACCGTCCGGTCGTACGCGCCCCACGAGTACAACGTCTGCCTCGACGTTCGCCTGACGCGGCGGTGA
- a CDS encoding DUF7827 domain-containing protein, with amino-acid sequence MTGNKDKARSILLAALMVTSVFAGVIAFSGSAAADSTLAPSVNSAVEYDDGGTSTIEIALSEASNSSLSPNITVTKNGNDVTGDYNVDATDDGTTGTLVLTSTTEDIDPTDTLTVTIESADYTTGTYTLGDVSPTITSYTVNAGTSGQNFYAGGKVAFIANQTDTGLDVTKDGSVIFNGSTGANSSTYVFNTANRNVSATYGFTVYENGFENSTTFDLRELTLDASADDTSITTDDSLTVSVSENRGGATVQGVLLDSNGDEVSSQDVTLDGSGEATFDFGTQDAGNYTVEVTDVQTGKSLTTDTIVVDEAATGEVSFAQSIYTDEIGDVADITVNFQNTDSAVVHIGSDEAGYEANLTVVDEDGDGEATVQVNTFLLGDTGNTSAAFTAAGDDTVANPEQDGLGGSLIDTGDYDVEVLKGDSDNYGDDAEAVATLNIRDRTTDNLRTWTAPQGASVSDVSDILAAVEDGTITQDSSIAAGDVLIHELEASGLEGVTATQGGPNTSAQFFNVTSNTSASLAVTQTNPGQNRQPRMIELGADNTTVIADADNETYYLITPTDGLQANRSGNWESVQAGDEYEANFTVGEGVLASSDQTVTTEFEVEEVDVTLDKNANDEVIVSSATNQSISGTSTLAAGSEVTVRVNSDDQNEPFLKPGTATVSSDGTWSLELDFSDVPAGTNYTVSVRYDGSQYDSAEGQVAESDQTTTTQPPTTTTTQPPTTTTTQPPTTTTTAPPTTTTTEPPTTTTTSGGDGGDGDGNGGQPGFGIGVALVALVAAALLAVRRQN; translated from the coding sequence ATGACAGGAAACAAAGACAAAGCACGCAGCATTCTGCTGGCGGCGCTGATGGTCACGTCCGTCTTCGCGGGCGTCATCGCGTTCTCCGGTAGTGCGGCTGCGGACTCGACACTCGCGCCTTCGGTAAACAGCGCGGTCGAGTACGACGACGGTGGTACGTCCACCATCGAGATTGCACTCTCTGAAGCATCGAATTCCAGCCTCAGTCCGAACATCACCGTCACGAAGAACGGTAACGATGTCACTGGCGACTACAACGTTGACGCTACCGACGACGGTACGACGGGTACCCTCGTCCTTACGTCGACCACCGAAGACATCGACCCGACGGACACCCTTACGGTGACCATCGAGTCGGCTGACTACACGACGGGCACCTACACGCTCGGCGACGTCAGCCCGACCATCACCAGCTACACGGTCAACGCTGGTACCTCGGGCCAGAACTTCTACGCCGGTGGCAAGGTCGCGTTCATCGCGAACCAGACCGACACCGGTCTGGACGTCACGAAGGACGGTTCCGTCATCTTCAACGGTTCCACTGGTGCGAACAGCTCCACGTACGTGTTCAACACGGCTAACCGTAACGTCTCGGCGACCTACGGCTTCACGGTCTACGAGAACGGCTTCGAGAACTCCACGACCTTCGACCTGCGCGAGCTCACGCTCGACGCATCCGCCGACGACACGTCCATCACGACCGACGACTCCCTGACGGTCTCCGTCAGCGAGAACCGCGGTGGTGCGACGGTCCAGGGTGTCCTCCTGGACTCCAACGGCGACGAGGTCTCCTCGCAGGACGTCACGCTCGACGGCTCCGGTGAGGCTACCTTCGACTTCGGTACTCAGGACGCCGGCAACTACACGGTCGAAGTGACCGACGTCCAGACGGGCAAGTCCCTGACGACCGACACCATCGTGGTCGACGAGGCCGCGACCGGTGAGGTCAGCTTCGCCCAGAGTATCTACACCGACGAGATCGGTGACGTCGCTGACATCACCGTCAACTTCCAGAACACCGACTCCGCTGTCGTCCACATCGGTAGCGACGAGGCTGGCTACGAGGCCAACCTGACCGTCGTTGACGAGGACGGCGACGGCGAGGCGACCGTTCAGGTCAACACGTTCCTGCTCGGTGACACCGGTAACACGTCCGCTGCCTTCACCGCAGCAGGCGACGACACCGTTGCGAACCCGGAACAGGACGGCCTCGGTGGCAGCCTCATCGACACCGGTGACTACGACGTTGAGGTCCTGAAGGGCGACAGCGACAACTACGGCGACGACGCCGAGGCTGTCGCTACCCTGAACATCCGCGACCGCACGACCGACAACCTCCGCACGTGGACGGCCCCGCAGGGCGCGTCCGTCTCGGATGTCTCCGACATCCTCGCAGCCGTTGAGGACGGCACCATCACGCAGGACAGCTCCATCGCCGCTGGCGACGTCCTGATCCACGAGCTCGAGGCCTCCGGTCTCGAGGGTGTTACCGCCACGCAGGGCGGTCCGAACACCTCCGCTCAGTTCTTCAACGTGACCTCCAACACGAGCGCATCGCTCGCGGTCACGCAGACGAACCCCGGTCAGAACCGCCAGCCGCGCATGATCGAACTCGGCGCTGACAACACGACCGTCATCGCCGACGCTGACAACGAGACGTACTACCTCATCACCCCGACGGACGGCCTTCAGGCCAACCGCAGCGGGAACTGGGAATCGGTCCAGGCTGGTGACGAGTACGAGGCCAACTTCACCGTCGGTGAAGGCGTCCTCGCCAGCTCCGACCAGACCGTCACGACCGAGTTCGAGGTCGAGGAAGTCGACGTGACCCTCGACAAGAACGCGAACGACGAGGTCATCGTCTCCTCCGCCACGAACCAGAGCATCTCCGGGACCAGCACGCTCGCTGCTGGCTCCGAGGTCACGGTCCGTGTCAACAGTGACGACCAGAACGAGCCGTTCCTGAAGCCGGGCACGGCAACGGTCTCCAGCGACGGTACCTGGAGCCTTGAGCTCGACTTCAGCGACGTGCCTGCTGGTACGAACTACACGGTCTCCGTCCGCTACGACGGCAGCCAGTACGACTCCGCTGAGGGTCAGGTCGCTGAATCGGACCAGACCACGACGACGCAGCCGCCGACGACGACCACGACGCAGCCGCCGACGACGACCACGACGCAGCCGCCGACCACGACTACGACGGCTCCGCCGACGACCACGACGACCGAGCCGCCGACCACGACCACCACGTCCGGTGGCGACGGTGGTGACGGCGACGGTAACGGTGGTCAGCCCGGCTTCGGCATCGGCGTCGCGCTCGTCGCGCTCGTCGCTGCTGCGCTGCTCGCGGTCCGCCGCCAGAACTAA